The DNA segment ACTTCCAGGTCCTCGGGAGAGGGAAACAGGCGGCACTTCTCCTCGGCGACGGCGACGCGGATGCGCCCTCTCTTCGACAACGATACCGCGGGAACGAGCGCGATCAGGGAGCCCGGCCCCTGGTAGATCGTCGATGCCTTCTTCCCGTCGAGGAGCACGAACGAGCCGGGGCCGAAGCCGCGCCCCGCGACGCCGAGAGAAGACGAGCCGTCGGCGCGCAGCGAGAATCCGCGGCCGGCCTCGGTCGAAGAAGGATAGATGTGCCGGATTTCCGGGCACGCGCCCGCCGGCCGGGGCGGAACGACCGCGAAGGCGACGGCGGGGGAACGCGCTCCGGTCGCGTCGCGGACCGAGACCGGGACGTTTCCGACCCGCTCGATCAGCGTGGGCGGAACCGTCGCCGCGAGCGAGTCGGACGACACGAACTGCGTCAGCATGGGCTCGTCGCCGAAATAGACGGTCGAATCGGGTGAGAAGCCCTCCCCCGCCACCCCGAGCACCGACATGCCGTCGAATCGGACGGAAAACCGCGTCGCGACGTAGGCATCCGGCGGATAGAGGTCGCGAATCCGGGGCGACGGACGTTCCACGCGCGCTCCCGGGATCGGCGAGGGCGCGGCGGGAGCGATCTCGCCGGTGGACGTCCGCCGGCGGCATCCCGGAACCGCGAGAACCGC comes from the Thermoanaerobaculia bacterium genome and includes:
- a CDS encoding IPT/TIG domain-containing protein encodes the protein PGSGGAAPGHRNRSFSDPLAAGDLSLKAFSSPAAACAALLAVLAVPGCRRRTSTGEIAPAAPSPIPGARVERPSPRIRDLYPPDAYVATRFSVRFDGMSVLGVAGEGFSPDSTVYFGDEPMLTQFVSSDSLAATVPPTLIERVGNVPVSVRDATGARSPAVAFAVVPPRPAGACPEIRHIYPSSTEAGRGFSLRADGSSSLGVAGRGFGPGSFVLLDGKKASTIYQGPGSLIALVPAVSLSKRGRIRVAVAEEKCRLFPSPEDLEVR